Within the Populus trichocarpa isolate Nisqually-1 chromosome 14, P.trichocarpa_v4.1, whole genome shotgun sequence genome, the region TGATATGTATTAACttttttactagttattttATTGAGGTCTCATTTTTATGAAATGGTgcctgatttgttttttttttttttttggctctcTTGAATTGCTAAAGTTTATAGCTTTTCATATAATCATTTATGAATGTGGTTACTCTGACGTGGAAGAGGCATCAAGGCTCTTGGATGAGAGTTGTTAAAAGGAACGTGTGGATTTTAAATTTGGGTTGTTTCTGGAACTTTTGCAGATCCCGTTCAAGATCAAGATCTCCACTTCCATCTGTAAGTTATTTCTCATGTAGGTTTAGGCAGATATGAAGAAACCTGTTTCTTAGTGGATAATCTTGCGCTAGCAGTTGTCTTTCCTAGTTGGCTTGACCATGGAATAAAATTGCTTTTAAGATGGAGTTCCCAGGCAGCATAACAGAATGGGACCATTCATCATATTGGTAATATAATAAAGTAGGCTTTGCTTCTCCACCCGCCACTTGAATGCACCAGTTCTCCCTGCTGGTCAATAACCAATCTATGGTTTTAGTCATTGTAGTTGTGCCTGCTTGCCATGCACACTATatcatttttttggttaatattgATGTTCTTGTGCATCAGAAACGCACTAGCAAAAGCCCTAAAAAGCACAGTGTTAGCAGGAGCCCCAGGGatagcagaagcagaagcagaagcaagAGTTTATCACGGTCTCATTCTCGTCTGCTAATTTATTCTTAGTTACTGATGTTGAAACATGTTATTCTCAAGATGTTTTGATTGGTGACCCATTATTGTACTTGAGTATTGACTTGGTATTTGCAAATTTGTTGGCAGGTGAGGTGGTGATAATGGCTTATCCATGGACCACGGATTCAGGGAAAGCTGAAAGTATGTGGTTTGAACTTTTGAATGAATAAGTAATTGGTGAACAATGCACAAGGAAAAGAGTCGTGaacaatatgttttaattttaccaaGTGCACCATGTTCAGATTCTTGTGCCTAGGCCTGACTTGGATTGTATGTTTGAATTGTTATCGTTTACCTTATTGGATTTTATTAGctataatatatttgattctCGGTTATTTGGATGGGTtgctttttctcattttttctttgcACGGTGGCGCAACATGTGCGATGGCATGGTTAAAGCATACTTATATTTCCTGGACCTTTCAGAATATGCGTGTctggctaatttttttttggttaacttTGTAGAGTGTTTTTGGCTGGGATTTGCTTCCTGGAAATGATTTTTACGAATTCGATGTTTGCATGGGAGGTTTCTTTCACAGTTAGGATTTTGAACACGGAAGTGACTGTCAAAGCAGTTCCAATGGCTCCTTGGCAAGCCTGCCTAGagggttgtgttttttttttttgtgtgtgtatgagtgtgtgtgtgtctagaGCCTGATTGATCTTGGGGAATATAAATCTTTCTTGAAGCTGCAGCAGGGAAATATGAACCGACACGTGAATGCGACCCCATGTGTATGGCATTTAGGAGAAATGGTGGGCAGGTGTTAGTGCGTGGATGGGTTTTGCTGATATATATCTATTATAGGACCCTCTTGTTTGGAGAGAGGGTCCTGTTCATTGACCCCATGAGGTTGGTTAGTgctgctaaaaattaaaaaagtgagggtatatatatatatataatgatgcGCCCGCACTGCAAAGGTGGATCTGTGTTCTGGGATAGAATCTGTGTTCTGACATAGAATCTGTACTTTGGGTGCTGCGCATTTCGTAActttaaactattaaaataatgctttttaaaataaattatattttttgagaaataacGATTTGAACGCAATTCTAAACACACGGCACTACCCCAATTCCACCGCCGCAATGCTAGCAATACggagttttataaaaattgtgGATTGCTTCGTTTTTTCGCTTTATATCATTATTACTTGCACACGGTAAAGTACGATACGGTGTAGTATTAAAACTTCAGTACTCCCTGCTGTGGTGCTGAAGTCATGTGATTTATGGAATGAATGTTGGCACATGACGATTAACGATGGGCTCGAGTGGTGGAAGCTCAAATTACAGAATGCGATGCCCTCTATAGAGCAGCCCTTCACAAAATTCATCAGTCCTCTGCTACCcgtctcaaaaaaaaaaaaaaaaaaaaaactgcccTGGTTGATTAAACTAATTGGAAAAATGCAATAACATAATAATGAGGGTGGCAGGCAGTGGATAGATTAAACAGTGGAGTCGTGTCACCTCACCATCCATCAATAAATAGCTAGTCTCCAGAACCAATCGCGGACCGCCACCTGATTCTATCACCACACCACCCTCTTCTCTACCTCAAGAAAACACTTCTCCTTCAAATTCACAATTGGATTAGATATTAGACTACCAAAAACACCCCCGGCTTCCTCTGTTTTGAGTTTTCATTTTCCGACTTAGCAAACGGAAAAAGAAATGACAGTGACCACGGATTTCTCAAGACTCTCAGAAGACGTGGTCCTCAACATCCTCTCCAAACTAGAAGACGATCCACGCAACTGGGCCCGCCTCGCTTGTGTCTGCTCCAGATTCTCCTCTCTTGTACGCGACATCTGCTGGAGATCCAAGTGCAATAAAACCATCCCCTCTGTCGTCGCCGATCTCCTCCCCTCCCCTGACTCCTCCTTCCCCGGCGGCTGGTCTGCCCTCTACAAGCTCGCCGTTTGCTGCCCTGGCCTCCTCCACGCCGGCGTCCTTCTCGAGCTCTCCGATTTTGGCCTCGAACGCGAGCTTGGCCCCGACGATTATTTCCGCAAATCGAAAACCACACCGCCCATACCCCACCAACCACAACAAGCGTCTGATTCTTGTTCTAATTTAGAAAACTGCGATTCATCCTGGTCCTTATTTGACGATTTATATTACGACACCGTCTACAACGTATCTGAATCACAGGATGGGCCTGCTGCTAGCTGTGAAGGGAATGAAGATGTTATCGGTGATAATGACGATAAAAGCGTTGATGTTGTTGACAAGGCAGGCGTCGATTTTTCTGTAAGCAAGAGAAGGAAAGTTTGTTGTAGATCTTCGAGGTCTCATTTGGCATCTGGGGTTTGGAATTTGTGCAGAGAACAAGGGAATAAGCTATTAGCGAGTCGGTTTCGAGGGGATTGCTTGTACATTTGTGATTGGCCCGGCTGTGTTCACACTGAAGAGAAGAGGAGTTATATGTTGTTTAGAGggatttttaagaattttaagaaatcGAGGGTTTGGAGAACGGTGCATGATGGGAATAGGAGCAAGACTGATTTGAATTGTGCGTTTTGTGAGTGTAAGGAGACTTGGGATTTGAATTCTGCATTTTGTTTGAAGAGAGGGTGCGGGTATCATGATGATGGCGAGCCTGTTGTTCGGGCTTATGTTTGTGAAAATGGGCATGTCTCCGGTGCTTGGACTGATTGGCCATTGTACACTTGATGCTTCTTGTTTTAGAGTTTCTCTCGCATTATGgtttaacttattttaatgtggttttcaaagtattttacataaaaaaattattattaaattgatgtttttttaatgcattttaatgattttgatatgtatttttaggtttgtttttttaattatttcaatatgtttatattcaacggtattttaattaaaaaatatcgtTGATATTACCGAACAATTTGAATtggttatgtttttaattagttctgtcatgtgtttttttctttttttcatcttctatgCTATTGTTGTCTCTTTTGATGATGTAATgctcaattttaataaaagaattgtgtcttattttcaaaatggtgtttggatttttgatttttttttttctaactcgtTGTCTAACTAATAAATTGTAATATGTTAAAACAACGAGTGTAAGATAAGCAGAATAGTTCAACAATCTTGTTTCTGTGAACTTGTGTTATCTTAGCTTAGCTTGTAGGCGTGTGCTTGTGTTAAATCTTTGTCGTACGAGGTTCTATATTCCATCAAGCAGTAGTGGAACTCGAACTTGAAATTCCACAATTAGTGCCCgcattttctataatttttcgGTCTCCATTTATGGAAGGAAACTTAGCAGCTCGGTGATTTGATCCACTTTGTAAAACATCGCTTCCGGAGTTCATCTCGAGAGAAATGGTTTTGGATGAGACTTCTGAACCGTGGGCATACAGTCaaatgaaaatattgttttttgagcTGCAAAAGTTAGATGTTATAACAATTTGCCTCCAGGTCTGCTGCTCCCTTTCTCGGCTAGTCTGGATAATCCTTACTGCTCTCCTGTTGGATTTAAAAATCATCTGGGTATTGTCTgggattgtgttttttttttttagttttgatgttgtgataatgtaaaaaaaatatttttttaaaaaatattattatcactacGAGAAGGAAGGGTCCAACAATAATCCGAGACCTAGCTCTCCCCAAAAATAGAACTATTCAGCAAGCTCACTATCAGATTTGTTGAGAAGGAGAAgtaagaaaaggagaaggaagGGAAGATGAAGAGAttgaataatatgattaaaagtTTGGTGTAGATCAAGTCATTAATGACCAGTATTAAGAGTGtattaaaagtgttttgggAATTGATTTTTGACCGCTTTATTTGAATGAGTTGCACGTTAGAGGATGACAGCACCAGCATGATGACAAGAACTGGAGGATGAGTTTTTTTCCAACCCGAGAAGAATGATATAGCCAAGCATGTAGAGATTGCAAAGATTGGGGGATCTAAGTAATTATATGGAAATTTATCACTTCCAGGTGAGAAACAGATTATATAGATGACCTAACAAAATGGTTATATGGATGGCCTAAATTTAATGGAGTTTACAGGGCTGTTTAATGGATTTTGTTAACAGGTTTGGATGGAAAATTGATGGCACTCATGGAAGGgtagaatgaataaaaaatctcaagtaGAAGCACAGGTAAAATTGAAAGATACAAATGATGGAAGTTAACACTGACAACAACCATGGAGGAGGAGTATCTTTGCAGTAATCCAAACATCAACTATCAATTTAACCCAGACCCAAACATAGATACACAGATAGTAGCAGCAATAGCATACACAAAATAGTCCTATAACAATACTACGCAGCATATGAAATACACGACGGTATATCCCATATGTTTATTTGACAACAATGACCAATTACATTGTTTGAATATTGTTAATTCGGAAGCAGTTAAATCATCTCACTGTTTGATCTTAGGCCTCTTCACAATCATGACAGTGCAGTGAGCATGGTGAGCACAATAGTCACTCACACTACCTAGAACTACCCTGCAAGAGAAATATGAAAACACGTTAAAACAAACTTTCTGCAGGCAAACAAGTGCTTTGGACAGCACAAAACCATGTGTAAAGGAGCTGTGGCCAAGCTTCCTAAGAGCTTTTCAACGGTTTACACTGAATATCTAACAGGAAACGATATATAGCCTCAGGATTTCAATGTCATTTCAGGATTAAAAGCTAGATTAATGCActagattgaaaacaaaataagatacaTTTCACAGGAAAAAAAGGCATCTGTAACATTTGAGAGTACAGTGTATAGCTTGCCTTGTTAAATATCTGCAACCTATATTCATGAAAGATCGAGAGTACCCGGTATCGGGTTTCATAGTACCATTGGGtaattccaaaaaaagaaaagaaaaggaaagataaaatcaagaCCTTTTAATAGCTCCATAACCATGGCTTCCCACAACCAGTATTGAAGCATTGTGTTTGTCTACAGCCTCGCAAAGAACATTTCTAGCATCACCTTCCACCAGTTCAAAAACCACATCACTCACCTGCAGAGAAGCTGAAATGATCAGGAAAACAGCCAACGGAATGCTAGATGCCGCACAAAATATCAGGGAAAAAAGTCGTCATATATACCTGCTTTCACTAAGCAAAGCCAATCCAAATAACAAATTAAGCCctcatttcttctctcttttggaCCGTAGTTAACGCATTTTCTTACAATagattgaagttaaattaaacacaagtttttcttttcctaatcAAACTtcccttcaaaatttaaatagtgATTGCATCCCCATTCGATTAGATGAAGTAATAGGAATTAACTAATCGATTTTAGAAAGCATGGAATTAGTTAACAAGAGATGATGATTTACCGATTTACTGGTGCAAGTTCCCTTAGCCTTTTCAATAACTCTAGCGGCTATCTTCTTCAAGTCCGACTCCACAAATGGCAAAACTTCAGCAGCCcctgaaaacaaagaagaaaaacaactttattCACTTAAAGCCAGAGAGAAAATATTGAATATTGTTCTTGAAAAAGGAAAgacgaaaataaataaataaagaggtACCAGGTCCAGCAAAACCGACTGCCGAGGAAGCAGAAGGTTTGGCATAGACAACAACTAGCTTGAAAAGTGAATTGAAACCCAGAGAGGGAGTGAAGAAGTGATCCAAAGTCCACTCCAAAGCGTATGTGCTGTGCTCGCTATCATCAATCCCAACCACCATCACTTGCTTCTCTAAGGTTGCCATATTGATGCTTACactatttctctctctctctctctctctgttaaTATCAGAAAAGGTTGAAAAACTAGAGAGGATTTCTCTTTGGATTTGATGATAGCGTCTGtgatttttcagtgtttttgtttaaaaatttattataacattttttattattttttaaatttatttttaatattactatattaaataatttaaaaatatattatttttttttcgaaaaCACGTAAACCCCAGAATCAAACACTAAcactgaaaataattttatataaatatatttttaaatattcttggGAAAGCCAGAAAAAACCTAGAAGGGACGTGTTACGTTTTTATACGCCAACTGACAAGGATTGGAATCAATGCCCTTCTCGAAAGAACGATTGTTATCTGGATAAATCGATAGAGGAGACGATGTCGTTTGTAAGATGCCGGGGGTACAGTGAACGTGTTGCGATGTGATACGCAAAGACCGCTTAAGAATTTAGGGTAAATTTGATGTtggatttttaaagtgttttttatttaaaaatatattaaaaatatattttttatttttttaaatttaattttaatattagcatattaaaacaatttgaaaatataaaaagaaattcaaaaacaatttcaatttttttttcaaaaatacctttaaaatacaaaaataaacaataatttaatccAAGTAAAACCGAAAATCATGTCCGGAGGAGATAACAGTATAAAACTAGACTATGTGCCTGAGTTGTTTATCATGAAGATTCTGCCTATTAATGTCACGTATTTTTgctattaaaaactatatataataattattagcTTTACCCTTGAAATCTTGAATTAACGAATGCTATCGGATCATAACAATTAACGTTTGCAAGTGAATTAAAGAGCCAAACCTTAAATTAATCTTTGCACAAAAATCCATACATTATTATACTAGGAGATTAAGGATAGCATTTGTAACGGAGTCTTCAAAATTCTAGAACAGcatgcctgttttttttttttattatttttatgagtgTTTGTGTCAGTTTACGTGTATTTTTAGTACTAAACCacttataatcttttttttattattattttcagtgTTGTTAACCAGAAAAGCAcctaatttctctcttttcaagaATTCTCTTGCATAATGTGGATTCTTTGCCCGACACATCTAGTTGCTTGTCTTTACCCTTGTGCTTGAATCCTCTCCCAtcgatttttttcactttcttccCACTTATCCTTTGCTTTGGATTTGAAGGTGGCGCAACAAACCCATGCCTATTTGCCACACCAATGGCCGAAGACAGATTAGTTACCTTTTGTAGTCTTAATTCTGCTTGGGCCGAACACCACAAACCCAGTAGAAAATTGAATAGCTTATCCTCTTCAtacatatttaaagaaattgatagatagcttgaataaaataaatgggtAGCTGCCAGGAGTTACCATGAATAGAATAAGTGATAATTACCtgaaaattatcttgaattttttttatttaaagaaggTAAAGTATCTAAAAAGAAGATAACTATCAACtcaacaaaacaacaataattgcattgcaatttaatcaaatttataaaatcttcaaaacctGTTTATCAAGTAAGCATGTAATTGTAGATTGATAATAAGTAGATGTTTATCAAGTAAGCATGTAATTGTAGATTGATAATAAGTAGATGAGAACTTGTAGAAGTAGGTGATAACTTTGTAAACGATAATTAAGTagacttgtaatttttttttataatcagtaagcttatagtttttgttttaaaaataaaaaataccaaaaaaatattcaattatttagAAGTTTCAATTCGTGGATGTAATCAAAGTATGAATCACTCTATGAATGTAAGTATTATTTTCTCATTACAATTATTGAATTTACTTtacattaaagttttttttttaattttttggttatttttttaattgaactaaTATCTATATACaagtgaatttaattatattaattccCATATAACTTTGtaatatagatttaaaattacgGAAGTAGATCTAGGATTAAATGAGAGTTCAAACCAATTAACTCTACaaagacatataaaaaaaccaatataaaagaCAACTCATTTattcatttgaattttatttcatcatattcATTGCATCCATTGTCACATCAAtagcattaaaattaatttttaagaataaaggGCATTCCTTCCAAATCCTGCATGGACGAAAATTAAACACCAAAGTTATTCTATCCTTCGTTTTCATTGCATAGATAAATGCTAAGAAATTAGCCTGCAACCAAATCCTAAATTGTTACTCCACTATCAAAGTAATCAAGAATGTTTTGTCGTGGCCTAGCGGTCATTGCAGGGATTTGTTTCCTTTCTCAGCATTCAGATTAATTCTCTCTGTGCACGCATGTTATTCCCGCAGTGCCTTACCTGCCTACTAGGCTTGCAAGGGTGTTCAGTAGGTTCGGGGATTAGATacggtacgcgcaagctgacccggacaccccgggctatcaaaaacaaaaaaaagaatgtttctaataaataaaatccaaactGTGACGAGTACTCGAATGGGTCCAAGATTAATCTCAAAGAATCTAGCCAaagccaatgaaaaaaaatgattcattcgtcaaaaaggaaaaaaaaagaaagaagaagaaaaggccaAGAGAGTGGTCGAGGCTTCTGCTCATCGGCTTCCGCCTTTTTATCCCCTTGATGTAtgggcttaattaatttcattgagTTTGCTCTTATATGTGGTGGGCCTTTAGCTGGACAGCGGCTCACCCGACCACAGATCGTGTTCTTAATTCTTGGACCACTGAGTCAGTGCCTTGCCTTTTTATCGATAGACGAGTCTCCTCTTTTTAAAGTCCTGTGCCATGTTTcccatttttttgtgtttgatttatCTTCagaatccattttttttttaaaaaaagaaaactaagcaGAAATAATATTTGTAAGGGTTTAACTATAACTTATTCACAAGCTCTGATCATTtattatatctatatatatatatatatatatatatataaaagagaatataaaaagaaaagttggagGATCTGTGCTTTACAGTGGACAGTCCACTCAACAAATGCTTCCCATAAAGCATTCCAATAATGCTAAGATTGTTATCGAGTCGAGCTTTCGTCATGTGTGCTGTGTGAAGACTTTATCATGAACAATAACCTAAGTGAAATCATGACATACATCACTCAACAACCACTGGGAAATGCTCCATTGGTTTATAGCATATGGGGAATTACTTGTATAATAAAAGTtgtgggatttttttattactgtgCAAagctttttcagttttatcctcaaactttatttttagccGATCAAGTCCTATTAAAAGCgcaattgatttcaaattttaataaaaagataggattaaaaaagaagaatcgaaatgaaaaatgaaatgaaaaatgcaaTAAATATAGGTAATGACAAACATTAtataagttttgaaaatatttattttggtctttcaaattaaataattatacaaattatat harbors:
- the LOC7491306 gene encoding universal stress protein PHOS34; translation: MATLEKQVMVVGIDDSEHSTYALEWTLDHFFTPSLGFNSLFKLVVVYAKPSASSAVGFAGPGAAEVLPFVESDLKKIAARVIEKAKGTCTSKSVSDVVFELVEGDARNVLCEAVDKHNASILVVGSHGYGAIKRVVLGSVSDYCAHHAHCTVMIVKRPKIKQ
- the LOC7491305 gene encoding phytochrome A-associated F-box protein gives rise to the protein MTVTTDFSRLSEDVVLNILSKLEDDPRNWARLACVCSRFSSLVRDICWRSKCNKTIPSVVADLLPSPDSSFPGGWSALYKLAVCCPGLLHAGVLLELSDFGLERELGPDDYFRKSKTTPPIPHQPQQASDSCSNLENCDSSWSLFDDLYYDTVYNVSESQDGPAASCEGNEDVIGDNDDKSVDVVDKAGVDFSVSKRRKVCCRSSRSHLASGVWNLCREQGNKLLASRFRGDCLYICDWPGCVHTEEKRSYMLFRGIFKNFKKSRVWRTVHDGNRSKTDLNCAFCECKETWDLNSAFCLKRGCGYHDDGEPVVRAYVCENGHVSGAWTDWPLYT